From a single Streptomyces misionensis genomic region:
- a CDS encoding GNAT family N-acetyltransferase, translating to MTTDPHEPYEQHVDGFGTVRVRPLDPAADAAVVHAWVSEERAAFWGMNGLTRDQVAEIYAHMAGLDTHHAHLVTKDGAPAALFQTYEPAADRVGECYDVRPGDLGVHVLLAPAGPGGPRPGWSHALLTVLTTYALTALGRRRLVIDPDVRNAKAIARFLRQGFVPGPAVVLPEVDLPDVYLPEKHARLAFLERPVAFPG from the coding sequence GTGACCACTGACCCGCACGAGCCGTACGAGCAGCACGTCGACGGTTTCGGCACCGTCCGCGTCCGCCCCCTGGACCCGGCCGCCGACGCGGCCGTGGTCCACGCCTGGGTGAGCGAGGAACGCGCCGCCTTCTGGGGCATGAACGGCCTCACCCGCGACCAGGTCGCCGAGATCTACGCCCACATGGCCGGCCTCGACACCCACCACGCCCACCTGGTCACCAAGGACGGCGCCCCGGCCGCCCTGTTCCAGACGTACGAACCGGCCGCCGACCGGGTCGGCGAGTGCTACGACGTACGCCCCGGCGACCTCGGCGTCCACGTCCTCCTCGCCCCCGCGGGCCCCGGCGGGCCGCGCCCCGGCTGGAGCCACGCGCTGCTGACCGTGCTGACGACGTACGCGCTCACCGCCCTCGGCCGGCGCAGGCTCGTGATCGACCCCGACGTGCGCAACGCCAAGGCGATCGCCCGCTTCCTGCGCCAGGGCTTCGTGCCCGGACCGGCCGTCGTCCTGCCGGAGGTGGACCTCCCGGACGTGTACCTCCCCGAGAAGCACGCGCGACTCGCCTTCCTGGAGCGGCCGGTAGCCTTCCCCGGGTGA
- a CDS encoding cupin domain-containing protein has product MTTADELIAHYGLEPIPREGGLFRRTWAGPPRADGRPEGAAIVALLTADDYSALHRLPYAEIWHFYLGDPLELLLLAPDGTSGTAVLGPGLGSGQRLQLTVPARTWMGARVAAGGAWTFFGCTTAPGFTYADYEHGDAADLTARYPSEAARIRELCRP; this is encoded by the coding sequence GTGACGACCGCGGACGAGCTGATCGCGCACTACGGACTCGAACCGATCCCCCGCGAGGGCGGGCTGTTCCGCCGCACCTGGGCGGGCCCGCCGCGGGCGGACGGCCGTCCGGAGGGGGCCGCCATCGTGGCACTGCTCACGGCGGACGACTACTCGGCCCTGCACCGGCTGCCGTACGCCGAGATCTGGCACTTCTACCTCGGCGACCCGCTCGAACTGCTGCTCCTCGCCCCCGACGGCACCAGCGGCACCGCCGTCCTCGGCCCCGGCCTGGGCTCGGGCCAGCGGCTCCAGCTGACCGTGCCGGCCCGCACCTGGATGGGCGCGCGGGTGGCGGCGGGCGGCGCGTGGACGTTCTTCGGCTGTACGACGGCCCCCGGCTTCACCTACGCGGACTACGAACACGGCGACGCGGCGGACCTCACGGCGCGTTATCCGTCCGAGGCCGCCCGGATCAGGGAACTGTGCCGCCCATGA
- a CDS encoding SDR family NAD(P)-dependent oxidoreductase, whose amino-acid sequence MSLLDGQTALVTGAGGGIGRAIALRFAEEGAAVALHCRTAVGPAAEAAARIRELGGEAVVLQADLTDEDACHRLVGEAARWSGGRLTALVNNAAVQPVRPLPGMTAAEWRTVVDTNLTSVFACTQAAAARMRGGGTITHIASVEAARPAPGHAHYGAAKAAVVTHARAAALEYGPEGIRVNTVSPGLIDRPGLAEDWPDGVRRWLAAAPAARLGRPEDVADACVFLASPLASWITGHDLVVDGGVSARPTW is encoded by the coding sequence ATGAGCCTGCTCGACGGACAGACCGCCCTGGTGACCGGCGCGGGCGGCGGCATCGGCCGCGCCATCGCACTGCGCTTCGCCGAGGAGGGCGCGGCGGTCGCCCTGCACTGCCGTACGGCGGTGGGCCCGGCCGCCGAAGCCGCCGCCCGGATCCGGGAGCTGGGCGGCGAGGCGGTCGTGCTCCAAGCGGACCTGACGGACGAGGACGCCTGCCACCGGCTGGTCGGCGAGGCCGCGCGGTGGTCCGGCGGCCGGCTCACCGCGCTGGTCAACAACGCGGCCGTGCAGCCGGTGCGGCCGCTGCCGGGGATGACGGCGGCCGAGTGGCGGACGGTGGTCGACACCAACCTCACCAGCGTCTTCGCCTGCACCCAGGCCGCCGCCGCCCGGATGCGCGGCGGCGGCACCATCACCCACATCGCCTCCGTCGAGGCGGCCCGTCCGGCCCCCGGCCACGCCCACTACGGCGCGGCCAAGGCGGCGGTGGTGACGCACGCCCGCGCGGCCGCCCTGGAGTACGGCCCCGAGGGCATCCGCGTGAACACGGTCTCGCCCGGACTGATCGACCGTCCGGGCCTGGCGGAGGACTGGCCGGACGGCGTCCGCCGCTGGCTCGCCGCGGCCCCGGCGGCCCGCCTGGGCCGCCCCGAGGACGTGGCCGACGCGTGCGTCTTCCTGGCCTCGCCCCTGGCCTCCTGGATCACCGGGCACGACCTGGTGGTGGACGGAGGGGTGTCGGCGCGGCCCACGTGGTGA
- a CDS encoding ATP-binding protein: MRRFIGRERELKVLGNALQAVHDAVGSAKAGQCILMRGRRRVGKSSLVEEFLRRSETPYLFFTAAGGTAEDELAELLDAVARSTLPERELFSEETPAQWNAAFRLLAEILPDDRPSVVVLDEVPYLMDRIDAFEGMLQRAWDRLLSRKPVLLLLVGSDLSMMEALNSYDRPFHQRGREMIVGPLNPADIGEMLGLSPAAAFDAALVTGGLPLICAEWRPGADIWEFLRDSLENPISALLVSAERSLAAEFPPQAMSREVLRAIGSGERTFTNIARAAGGIAHTTLTRATDVLTEKRVVAAELPLSPRPSKERRYRVADPYLRFWLAFLDPHMAEIERMRGDLTLSRIQEQWTSWRGRAIEPLVRESLARLLPDGRLPAAPAIGGYWTRSNDVEIDLVGADRQPVAKELLFLGSVKWLENSPFDGHDLAALHKHRAAVTDEPVPLVAVSRNGVDCSGLQAAYGPEELLGAWRRT, encoded by the coding sequence TTGCGTCGCTTCATCGGGCGGGAACGCGAACTGAAGGTGCTCGGCAACGCCTTGCAGGCCGTTCACGATGCCGTCGGGTCGGCGAAGGCCGGTCAGTGCATCCTCATGCGGGGGAGGCGTCGGGTGGGCAAGTCCAGCCTCGTCGAGGAGTTCCTCCGGCGTTCCGAGACGCCCTACCTCTTCTTCACCGCCGCGGGCGGCACAGCGGAGGACGAACTGGCAGAACTGCTCGACGCCGTCGCGAGATCCACCCTGCCGGAGCGGGAACTGTTCTCCGAGGAGACGCCGGCGCAGTGGAACGCGGCCTTCAGGCTGCTCGCGGAGATCCTTCCCGACGACCGCCCGAGCGTGGTGGTCCTCGACGAGGTTCCGTATCTCATGGACCGCATCGACGCTTTCGAGGGCATGCTGCAGCGGGCGTGGGACCGGCTGCTCAGCCGCAAGCCGGTACTTCTCCTCCTGGTCGGGTCCGATCTGTCGATGATGGAGGCGCTGAACAGCTACGACCGTCCCTTCCACCAGCGGGGGCGGGAGATGATCGTCGGGCCGCTGAACCCCGCCGACATCGGCGAGATGCTCGGTCTGTCTCCGGCGGCCGCGTTCGACGCCGCGCTGGTCACGGGCGGTCTCCCCCTGATCTGCGCGGAGTGGCGGCCCGGGGCCGACATCTGGGAGTTCCTCCGCGACTCGCTGGAGAACCCCATCTCGGCCCTGCTGGTCTCCGCCGAACGCTCACTGGCCGCGGAGTTTCCACCACAGGCGATGAGCAGGGAGGTCCTGCGAGCCATCGGATCCGGAGAGCGGACCTTCACCAACATCGCGCGCGCGGCCGGCGGCATCGCCCACACCACTCTCACCCGGGCCACCGACGTCCTGACCGAGAAACGGGTCGTAGCCGCCGAACTGCCCCTCTCACCGCGGCCGTCGAAAGAACGCCGCTACCGGGTGGCAGACCCCTACCTGCGGTTCTGGCTCGCGTTTCTGGATCCGCACATGGCGGAGATCGAGCGGATGCGGGGAGATCTCACGCTGAGCCGCATCCAGGAACAGTGGACGAGCTGGCGCGGCCGCGCGATCGAGCCCCTGGTGCGGGAATCCCTCGCCCGTCTCCTGCCGGACGGGCGCCTGCCCGCCGCCCCGGCGATCGGCGGGTACTGGACCCGCAGCAACGACGTCGAAATCGACTTGGTCGGCGCCGACCGGCAACCGGTGGCCAAGGAGTTGCTCTTCCTCGGCTCGGTCAAGTGGCTGGAGAACTCTCCGTTCGACGGCCACGACCTGGCCGCATTGCACAAGCACCGGGCGGCGGTCACCGACGAACCGGTGCCGCTCGTGGCGGTCTCCCGCAACGGGGTCGACTGTTCCGGGCTGCAGGCGGCGTACGGCCCCGAGGAACTGCTCGGCGCTTGGCGCAGAACATGA
- a CDS encoding DNA polymerase III subunit gamma and tau: MSSLALYRRYRPETFAEVIGQEHVTDPLQQALRNNRVNHAYLFSGPRGCGKTTSARILARCLNCEQGPTPTPCGECQSCRDLARNGPGSIDVIEIDAASHGGVDDARELREKAFFGPAGSRYKIYIIDEAHMVTSAGFNALLKVVEEPPEHLKFIFATTEPEKVIGTIRSRTHHYPFRLVPPGTLRDYLGEVCQKEDIPVEDGVLPLVVRAGAGSVRDSMSVMDQLLAGAGADGVTYAMATALLGYTDGSLLDSVVEAFATGDGAAAFEVVDRVIEGGNDPRRFVADLLERLRDLVILAAVPDAVDKGLIDAPADVLERMQAQASTFGAAELSRAADLVNEGLTEMRGATSPRLQLELICARVLLPAAYGDERSVMARLDRLERGVNFSGGAGAPAMGYVPGPEAHGGAPAAAVPLGGGPAAARAAVRAQGAGPGAGAAAPAPAPTPAPAPAPTPAPAPTPAPAPAPAPAAPPAPVPAAPAVAPAAQAAPAPAPAGQAAPAPVAAPGAWPTAAPAGGGRRPGGWPTAAAPGGPQGQAPAQSGPPAGARSAPAPAAAPQPPAAAPAGGLDPGVLWPNILEAVKNRRRFTWILLSQNAQVTGFDGTTLQLGFVNAGARDNFAGSGSEDVLRAALAEQFNVHWKIEAIVDPSGGGSAPPAPGGSGFGGGGHGGPGGGGHGGPGAGASGGGGYGAPAAARPATTAPSAPQAPAAPRTASGPAAPRPAAAPEPPPVSIEDDIPEDDDPDLDESALSGHELIVRELGATVVEEFTNE; the protein is encoded by the coding sequence GTGTCGTCTCTCGCGCTGTACCGCCGCTACCGTCCGGAGACCTTTGCCGAGGTCATCGGGCAGGAGCATGTCACCGACCCGCTGCAGCAGGCGCTGCGGAACAACCGGGTCAATCACGCGTACCTGTTCAGCGGGCCGCGTGGATGCGGGAAGACCACCAGCGCGCGCATCCTCGCCCGCTGCCTGAACTGTGAGCAGGGCCCCACCCCGACCCCGTGCGGCGAGTGCCAGTCGTGCCGGGACCTGGCGCGCAACGGCCCGGGCTCCATCGACGTCATCGAGATCGACGCCGCCTCCCACGGTGGCGTGGACGACGCCCGTGAGCTGCGCGAGAAGGCCTTCTTCGGACCGGCCGGCAGCCGGTACAAGATCTACATCATCGACGAGGCCCACATGGTCACGTCGGCCGGCTTCAACGCGCTGCTGAAGGTGGTCGAGGAGCCGCCGGAGCACCTCAAGTTCATCTTCGCCACCACCGAGCCCGAGAAGGTCATCGGCACCATCCGGTCCCGGACCCACCACTACCCCTTCCGGCTGGTGCCGCCCGGCACCCTGCGGGACTACCTCGGCGAGGTGTGCCAGAAGGAGGACATCCCCGTCGAGGACGGCGTGCTCCCGCTCGTCGTGCGCGCCGGCGCCGGATCCGTCCGTGACTCCATGTCGGTCATGGACCAGCTCCTCGCGGGCGCGGGCGCGGACGGTGTGACGTACGCCATGGCCACCGCCCTCCTCGGTTACACCGACGGCTCCCTCCTCGACTCCGTCGTGGAGGCCTTCGCCACCGGGGACGGGGCGGCGGCCTTCGAGGTCGTGGACCGCGTCATCGAGGGCGGCAACGACCCGCGGCGCTTCGTCGCCGACCTGCTCGAACGGCTCCGGGACCTGGTGATCCTCGCCGCCGTCCCCGACGCCGTCGACAAGGGGCTCATCGACGCCCCGGCCGACGTGCTGGAGCGCATGCAGGCCCAGGCCTCCACCTTCGGCGCCGCCGAGCTGAGCCGCGCCGCCGACCTGGTCAACGAGGGCCTGACCGAGATGCGCGGCGCCACCTCGCCCCGCCTCCAGCTCGAACTCATCTGCGCCCGTGTGCTGCTCCCCGCCGCCTACGGCGACGAGCGCTCCGTCATGGCCCGCCTCGACCGCCTGGAGCGCGGCGTCAACTTCTCCGGCGGCGCCGGTGCCCCGGCCATGGGGTACGTCCCCGGGCCGGAGGCGCACGGCGGCGCCCCGGCCGCGGCGGTGCCGCTCGGCGGAGGACCCGCGGCGGCGCGGGCGGCCGTGCGGGCCCAGGGCGCCGGCCCCGGTGCGGGCGCCGCGGCACCGGCACCGGCACCCACTCCGGCACCGGCACCGGCACCCACTCCGGCACCGGCACCCACTCCGGCACCGGCACCCGCTCCGGCACCCGCGGCCCCGCCCGCCCCCGTCCCCGCCGCGCCTGCCGTCGCGCCCGCGGCCCAGGCGGCGCCCGCGCCCGCCCCCGCCGGCCAAGCGGCCCCCGCCCCGGTCGCCGCTCCCGGCGCCTGGCCCACCGCCGCTCCCGCCGGTGGCGGGCGGCGCCCCGGCGGCTGGCCCACGGCCGCCGCGCCGGGCGGGCCCCAGGGCCAGGCCCCGGCCCAGAGCGGGCCCCCGGCCGGTGCGCGGTCGGCCCCCGCCCCGGCGGCGGCCCCGCAACCCCCCGCGGCCGCCCCCGCCGGCGGTCTCGACCCCGGCGTGCTCTGGCCGAACATCCTGGAGGCCGTCAAGAACCGCCGGCGCTTCACCTGGATCCTGCTCAGCCAGAACGCCCAGGTGACCGGCTTCGACGGCACCACCCTCCAGCTCGGCTTCGTCAACGCCGGCGCCCGGGACAACTTCGCCGGCAGCGGCAGCGAGGACGTGCTGCGGGCCGCGCTGGCCGAGCAGTTCAACGTGCACTGGAAGATCGAGGCGATCGTCGACCCGTCCGGCGGCGGCTCCGCGCCCCCGGCCCCGGGCGGCTCCGGCTTCGGCGGCGGCGGTCACGGCGGCCCCGGCGGCGGTGGTCACGGCGGCCCCGGCGCGGGCGCGTCCGGCGGCGGTGGATACGGCGCACCCGCCGCGGCCCGGCCCGCCACAACCGCCCCGTCCGCACCGCAGGCCCCCGCCGCTCCCCGCACGGCATCCGGCCCGGCCGCGCCCCGGCCCGCCGCGGCCCCCGAGCCGCCGCCCGTCTCCATCGAGGACGACATCCCCGAGGACGACGACCCCGACCTGGACGAGTCGGCCCTCTCCGGGCACGAACTGATCGTGCGGGAGCTGGGGGCCACGGTGGTGGAGGAGTTCACCAACGAGTGA
- the purD gene encoding phosphoribosylamine--glycine ligase yields MKVLVIGSGAREHALCRSLSLDPDVTALHCAPGNAGIAEVAELHQVDALDGAAVTALAQRLGAELVVVGPEAPLVAGVADAVRAAGIPVFGPSGEAARLEGSKAFAKDVMASAGVPTARSYVCTTAEEVARALDAFGAPYVVKDDGLAAGKGVVVTDDPDAAKAHAAACERVVIEEFLDGPEVSLFAVTDGETVVPLQPAQDFKRALDGDEGPNTGGMGAYSPLPWADPKLVDEVQRTVLQPTVDELRRRGTPFSGLLYAGLAITGRGVRVIEFNARFGDPETQVVLARLKTPLAGLLMAAATGNLADLPPLRWSEDAAVTVVVASHNYPGTPRTGDPITGLDEVAAEDAPHAYVLHAGTRQDGDAVVSAGGRVLSVTATGKDLTEARERAYRAVGRIRLDGSQHRTDIAAKAAAQAV; encoded by the coding sequence GTGAAGGTCCTCGTCATCGGCAGCGGCGCCCGCGAACACGCCCTGTGCCGCTCCCTGTCCCTCGATCCCGACGTCACCGCGCTGCACTGCGCCCCCGGCAACGCCGGCATCGCCGAGGTCGCCGAGCTGCACCAGGTCGACGCGCTCGACGGTGCCGCGGTGACCGCGCTGGCGCAGCGGCTCGGCGCCGAGCTGGTCGTCGTCGGCCCGGAGGCCCCGCTGGTCGCCGGGGTCGCCGACGCCGTGCGCGCGGCGGGCATCCCGGTGTTCGGCCCGTCCGGCGAGGCCGCCCGGCTGGAGGGCTCCAAGGCCTTCGCCAAGGACGTCATGGCCTCGGCCGGGGTGCCGACCGCCCGGTCGTACGTCTGCACCACCGCGGAGGAGGTCGCCCGGGCCCTCGACGCCTTCGGCGCTCCCTATGTCGTCAAGGACGACGGGCTCGCGGCCGGCAAGGGCGTGGTGGTCACCGACGACCCGGACGCCGCCAAGGCGCACGCGGCCGCCTGCGAGCGCGTGGTGATCGAGGAGTTCCTCGACGGCCCCGAGGTGTCCCTGTTCGCGGTCACCGACGGCGAGACCGTCGTACCGCTCCAGCCCGCGCAGGACTTCAAGCGCGCCCTCGACGGCGACGAGGGCCCCAACACCGGCGGCATGGGCGCCTATTCGCCGCTGCCCTGGGCCGACCCGAAGCTGGTCGACGAGGTGCAGCGCACGGTGCTCCAGCCGACGGTGGACGAGCTGCGGCGGCGCGGCACGCCGTTCTCCGGCCTGCTCTACGCCGGTCTGGCGATCACCGGCCGGGGAGTGCGGGTCATCGAGTTCAACGCCCGCTTCGGCGACCCGGAGACCCAGGTCGTGCTGGCCCGCCTGAAGACCCCGCTGGCCGGGCTGCTGATGGCCGCCGCCACCGGCAACCTCGCCGACCTGCCGCCGCTGCGCTGGAGCGAGGACGCGGCCGTCACCGTCGTCGTCGCCTCGCACAACTACCCCGGCACCCCGCGCACCGGCGACCCGATCACCGGTCTGGACGAGGTGGCCGCCGAGGACGCCCCGCACGCCTACGTGCTGCACGCGGGCACCCGGCAGGACGGCGACGCGGTGGTCAGCGCGGGCGGGCGCGTGCTGTCCGTCACCGCGACCGGCAAGGACCTGACCGAGGCGCGCGAGCGGGCGTACCGGGCGGTGGGCCGGATCCGGCTCGACGGCTCGCAGCACCGCACGGACATCGCGGCCAAGGCGGCGGCCCAGGCGGTCTGA
- a CDS encoding N,N-dimethylformamidase beta subunit family domain-containing protein, whose product MASDHIRRWESGALAHAVTDPFGLGPVPWLRGSETYFDDTGHVVPWYVEAVPQQHTTAAGRVPAPRTSPGGPRSADDVHRQIKGFTATGAVAPGEAIDFHITVDPPQEFSVDIYRIGHYAGDGAAQITTSPRLSGIVQPQPLAADRTVSCHHWWLSWRLQIPSHWSVGAYVAVLTTADGYRSHVPFTVRDDRPADLLLLLPDVTWQAYNLYPEDGHTGASLYHAWDEQGRLLGEADAATTVSFDRPYAGAGLPLHVGHAYDVIRWAERYGYDLAYADARDLHAGRVDPTRYRGLIFPGHDEYWTGPMRRAAERARDHGTSLVFLSANTMYWQVELGPSPSGVPDRLLTCRKRKGPGRPVLWREVDRPEQELIGIQYAGRVPEPRPLIVRNAGHWLWEATGAHEGDEIPGLVAGEADRYFPRTPLPEHDERILLAHSPYTDTTGTPRHQETSLYRAPSGAWVFASGTFAWSPALDRPGHVDPRIQRATANLLDRICKRD is encoded by the coding sequence ATGGCCTCGGACCACATCCGCCGCTGGGAGTCCGGAGCGCTCGCGCACGCCGTGACGGACCCCTTCGGCCTGGGCCCGGTGCCCTGGCTGCGCGGCAGCGAGACGTATTTCGACGACACCGGTCATGTGGTGCCCTGGTACGTCGAGGCCGTCCCCCAGCAGCACACCACGGCGGCCGGACGCGTCCCCGCGCCGCGCACCTCCCCGGGCGGCCCCCGCTCGGCCGACGACGTGCACCGGCAGATCAAGGGCTTCACCGCCACCGGCGCGGTCGCGCCCGGCGAGGCGATCGACTTCCACATCACGGTCGACCCGCCGCAGGAGTTCTCCGTCGACATCTACCGGATCGGCCACTACGCGGGCGACGGCGCCGCCCAGATCACCACCAGCCCCCGGCTGTCCGGCATCGTGCAGCCCCAGCCGCTGGCCGCCGACCGCACGGTCTCCTGCCACCACTGGTGGCTGTCCTGGCGCCTCCAGATCCCCTCGCACTGGAGCGTGGGCGCCTATGTGGCCGTGCTGACGACCGCCGACGGCTACCGCTCCCACGTGCCGTTCACCGTCCGCGACGACCGCCCGGCCGATCTGCTCCTGCTGCTGCCCGACGTCACCTGGCAGGCGTACAACCTCTATCCGGAGGACGGGCACACCGGCGCCAGCCTCTACCACGCCTGGGACGAACAGGGCCGGCTGCTCGGCGAGGCCGACGCGGCGACCACGGTCTCCTTCGACCGGCCGTACGCGGGCGCGGGCCTGCCGCTGCACGTCGGGCACGCCTACGACGTCATCCGCTGGGCCGAGCGCTACGGCTACGACCTCGCCTACGCCGACGCCCGCGATCTGCACGCCGGCCGCGTCGACCCCACCCGCTACCGGGGCCTGATCTTCCCGGGCCACGACGAGTACTGGACGGGCCCCATGCGCCGCGCGGCCGAGCGGGCCCGCGACCACGGCACCTCACTGGTCTTCCTCTCCGCCAACACCATGTACTGGCAGGTCGAGTTGGGGCCGTCGCCGTCCGGAGTACCCGACCGGCTGCTGACCTGCCGCAAGCGCAAGGGCCCCGGCAGGCCGGTGCTGTGGCGGGAGGTCGACCGGCCGGAACAGGAGCTGATCGGCATTCAATACGCGGGCCGGGTGCCCGAACCGCGCCCGCTGATCGTGCGCAACGCCGGGCACTGGCTGTGGGAGGCGACCGGCGCGCACGAGGGCGACGAGATCCCGGGTCTGGTCGCCGGCGAGGCCGACCGGTACTTCCCGCGCACCCCGCTGCCCGAGCACGACGAGCGCATCCTGCTCGCCCACTCCCCGTACACCGACACCACCGGCACGCCGCGCCACCAGGAGACCTCCCTGTACCGCGCCCCCTCGGGCGCCTGGGTGTTCGCCTCCGGCACCTTCGCCTGGTCCCCGGCCCTGGACCGCCCCGGCCATGTGGACCCCCGTATCCAGCGCGCCACGGCCAATCTCCTGGACCGCATCTGCAAACGCGACTGA
- a CDS encoding phosphoribosylaminoimidazolesuccinocarboxamide synthase, whose protein sequence is MSGFVEKPEPTEVPGLVHLHTGKVRDLYRNEAGDLVMVASDRISAYDWVLPTEIPDKGRVLTQLSLWWFDQLRDLAPNHVISAELPAGAPADWAGRTLVCKSLKMVPVECVARGYLTGSGLVEYNESRTVCGLALPEGLVDGSELPAPIFTPATKAEVGEHDENVSYEEVARQVGAETAAQLRQTTLAVYSRARDIARDRGIVLADTKFEFGFDGDELVLADEVLTPDSSRFWPADEWQPGRAQPSYDKQFVRDWLTSAESGWDRRSEQPPPPLPQQVVDATRAKYVEAYERLTGTRWS, encoded by the coding sequence GTGTCCGGATTCGTAGAAAAGCCCGAGCCGACGGAGGTTCCGGGCCTGGTGCACCTGCACACCGGAAAGGTGCGGGACCTGTACCGGAACGAGGCGGGCGACCTCGTGATGGTCGCCAGCGACCGCATCTCCGCCTATGACTGGGTACTCCCCACCGAGATCCCCGACAAGGGCCGCGTCCTCACCCAGCTCTCCCTGTGGTGGTTCGACCAGCTGCGCGACCTGGCCCCCAACCATGTGATCTCCGCCGAGCTGCCCGCGGGCGCCCCGGCCGACTGGGCGGGCCGCACCCTCGTGTGCAAGTCGCTGAAGATGGTCCCGGTCGAGTGCGTGGCCCGCGGCTACCTCACCGGCTCGGGCCTGGTGGAGTACAACGAGTCCCGGACCGTCTGCGGCCTCGCCCTCCCCGAAGGTCTCGTCGACGGTTCCGAGCTGCCCGCCCCGATCTTCACCCCGGCCACCAAGGCCGAGGTCGGCGAGCACGACGAGAACGTCTCCTACGAGGAGGTCGCCCGCCAGGTCGGCGCCGAGACCGCCGCCCAGCTGCGCCAGACCACCCTCGCCGTGTACTCCCGGGCCCGGGACATCGCCCGCGACCGGGGGATCGTCCTGGCCGACACCAAGTTCGAGTTCGGCTTCGACGGCGACGAGCTGGTCCTCGCCGACGAGGTGCTCACCCCGGACTCCTCCCGCTTCTGGCCGGCCGACGAGTGGCAGCCGGGCCGGGCGCAGCCGTCGTACGACAAGCAGTTCGTGCGTGACTGGCTGACCTCCGCCGAGTCCGGCTGGGACCGCAGGAGCGAGCAGCCCCCGCCGCCGCTGCCGCAGCAGGTGGTGGACGCCACGCGCGCCAAGTACGTGGAGGCCTACGAGCGCCTGACCGGCACCCGCTGGTCCTAG
- a CDS encoding histone-like nucleoid-structuring protein Lsr2 produces the protein MAQKVVVTLFDDIDGSEAAETIAFGLDGKSYEIDLNETNAKKLRKALAPYVEAGRKRSRSGKAYKQTEVAPDPAAVRAWAQANKMDVPARGRIPKKVYEAFSAAQ, from the coding sequence GTGGCGCAAAAGGTCGTGGTCACTCTCTTTGACGACATCGACGGCTCGGAAGCGGCGGAAACGATCGCCTTCGGACTCGACGGCAAGTCGTATGAGATCGACCTGAACGAAACCAACGCCAAGAAACTGCGCAAGGCGCTCGCGCCCTACGTCGAGGCCGGGCGCAAGAGGTCGCGCTCCGGCAAGGCGTACAAGCAGACCGAGGTGGCGCCCGATCCGGCGGCCGTCCGCGCCTGGGCTCAGGCCAACAAGATGGACGTCCCCGCACGCGGGCGCATCCCCAAGAAGGTCTACGAGGCGTTCAGCGCCGCGCAGTGA
- the purS gene encoding phosphoribosylformylglycinamidine synthase subunit PurS, which produces MARVVVDVMLKPEILDPQGQAVQRALPRLGFEGISDVRQGKRFELEVDGPVDEAALARIRDLAESFLANTVIEDFTVKVEEGAEVAEAAK; this is translated from the coding sequence GTGGCACGCGTCGTAGTCGACGTCATGCTCAAGCCGGAGATCCTCGACCCCCAGGGCCAGGCGGTCCAGCGTGCGCTGCCGCGCCTGGGTTTCGAAGGGATCTCGGACGTACGTCAGGGAAAGCGATTCGAACTGGAAGTTGACGGGCCGGTCGACGAGGCCGCGCTCGCCCGCATCCGCGATCTCGCGGAATCCTTCCTCGCCAACACCGTGATCGAGGACTTCACCGTCAAGGTCGAAGAGGGTGCGGAAGTCGCGGAGGCGGCGAAGTGA
- the purQ gene encoding phosphoribosylformylglycinamidine synthase subunit PurQ codes for MTARIGVVTFPGSLDDRDTQRAIRLAGAEPVALWHKDKDLKQVDAVVLPGGFSYGDYLRAGAISRFSPVMDTVIEQAKAGLPVLGICNGFQVLTEAHLLPGAMLGNDHLHFICRDQKLRVENAETAWTGDYRQGQEIHIPLKNMDGRYVADSYTLDKLEAEGRVVFRYLDFNPNGSLNDIAGVTNEAGNVVGLMPHPEHAVEPLIGTGRTDGLPFFTSILKKLVNA; via the coding sequence GTGACCGCTCGTATTGGCGTCGTCACTTTCCCGGGAAGCCTGGACGACCGGGACACCCAGCGCGCGATCCGTCTCGCGGGCGCCGAACCGGTCGCCCTGTGGCACAAGGACAAGGACCTCAAGCAGGTCGACGCCGTGGTGCTGCCCGGCGGTTTCTCCTACGGCGACTATCTGCGCGCCGGCGCCATCTCCCGTTTCTCGCCGGTCATGGACACGGTCATCGAGCAGGCGAAGGCCGGTCTTCCGGTCCTCGGCATCTGCAACGGCTTCCAGGTCCTCACCGAGGCCCACCTCCTGCCGGGCGCGATGCTCGGCAACGACCACCTCCACTTCATCTGCCGCGACCAGAAGCTGCGGGTGGAGAACGCGGAGACGGCCTGGACCGGCGACTACCGCCAGGGCCAGGAGATCCACATCCCGCTGAAGAACATGGACGGCCGGTACGTCGCCGACTCGTACACGCTCGACAAGCTGGAGGCGGAGGGCCGCGTCGTCTTCCGCTACCTCGACTTCAACCCCAACGGCTCGCTCAACGACATCGCCGGCGTCACCAACGAGGCCGGCAACGTCGTCGGCCTGATGCCGCACCCCGAGCACGCCGTCGAGCCGCTGATCGGTACGGGCCGTACCGACGGCCTCCCCTTCTTCACCTCGATCCTCAAGAAGCTGGTCAACGCATGA